In the Streptomyces sp. f51 genome, one interval contains:
- a CDS encoding crosslink repair DNA glycosylase YcaQ family protein — MTSLPRPTTELSADEARRIALRAQGFLGAPDRRAGVRGVLRHLGAVQLDTISVLARSHELIPYARLGAVGRKTVEQAYWTSAPPADTPPAPHAFEYWSHAACILPVEEWPHFAFRRRAYRARPHWNHDLPDGAYDQVVKQLRAEGPLTATDLGGAKKTSEWWDWSGTKVAVERALMYGEVVCVERRGWKRVYDLAERAIPKPLLHDELDDRECVRRLVRLAGQSLGVGTRADIADYHRLRLEQVDAVIADSGLVAVTVEGWGRTAAGKGGAGRPAGDAWADPAALETVPRGRHRTTLLSPFDSLIWERARTERIFDFTHRLEAYTPKPKRVHGYFAMPVLAGGRLVGRVDPAREGRTLVARQVTLDGAKAVPAVAQALVEAASWVDCTDVRVERVDSPDLREPLAAELARVLG, encoded by the coding sequence ATGACGAGTCTCCCGCGTCCCACCACCGAACTCTCCGCGGACGAAGCACGCCGCATCGCTCTGCGGGCGCAGGGTTTCCTGGGCGCCCCGGACCGCAGGGCCGGCGTCCGCGGAGTCCTGCGTCACCTCGGCGCGGTCCAGCTCGACACGATCTCCGTCCTCGCCCGCTCCCACGAACTGATCCCGTACGCCCGGCTCGGCGCCGTCGGCCGCAAGACCGTGGAGCAGGCCTACTGGACCTCCGCTCCGCCCGCCGACACACCCCCGGCGCCGCACGCGTTCGAGTACTGGTCCCACGCGGCCTGCATCCTGCCCGTGGAGGAGTGGCCCCACTTCGCGTTCCGCCGCCGCGCCTACCGCGCCCGCCCGCACTGGAACCACGACCTCCCCGACGGCGCCTACGACCAGGTCGTCAAGCAGCTGCGCGCCGAAGGACCCCTCACGGCAACGGACTTGGGCGGGGCGAAGAAGACCAGCGAGTGGTGGGACTGGTCGGGCACGAAGGTCGCCGTCGAACGCGCGCTGATGTACGGCGAGGTGGTGTGCGTGGAGCGGCGCGGCTGGAAGCGGGTCTACGACCTCGCCGAACGCGCGATCCCGAAGCCGCTGCTGCACGACGAGCTGGACGACCGGGAGTGCGTGCGCCGTCTCGTCCGCCTGGCCGGACAGTCCCTCGGCGTCGGCACCCGCGCGGACATCGCCGACTACCACCGCCTCAGGCTGGAACAGGTCGACGCGGTGATCGCGGACTCGGGCCTGGTCGCCGTCACGGTGGAGGGCTGGGGCAGGACCGCGGCCGGGAAGGGCGGCGCCGGAAGACCGGCCGGAGACGCGTGGGCGGACCCGGCGGCGCTGGAGACGGTCCCGCGCGGCCGTCACCGTACGACGCTGCTGTCGCCGTTCGACTCCCTCATCTGGGAGCGTGCGCGTACCGAGCGGATCTTCGATTTCACGCACCGCCTGGAGGCGTACACACCCAAGCCGAAGCGGGTCCACGGCTACTTCGCGATGCCGGTCCTCGCCGGAGGCCGGCTGGTCGGCCGGGTCGACCCGGCCCGGGAGGGCCGCACGCTGGTCGCGAGGCAGGTCACCCTGGACGGCGCGAAGGCGGTCCCGGCGGTGGCACAGGCCCTGGTGGAGGCCGCGAGCTGGGTGGACTGCACGGACGTACGGGTCGAGCGGGTGGACT